The following is a genomic window from Deinococcus yavapaiensis KR-236.
GCGCGAGCAACCTCGCGGCGAGCAGACCGGCGAGGAAGCCGAACAAGTGCGACTGCCATGACACGCCCGGAACGATCGGCAACACGCCCCAGAGCAGACTGCCGTACACCAGCAGCACGAGCACGCCGACCACGACGGCGCTCGTGCTGCGTTCGTACCAGCCGCTCGCGAGCAGATACCCGAGGTAGCCGAACACCAACAAGCTCGCGCCGAGGTGGATGGTGTTGCTCGGCGCCGTCAGCCACACCGCGAAGCCGCCTCCGAACATCACGCTGAGCGTGACGGCGGCGAAGCGCAGCAGCGACCTCAGCGCGATCAGGAAGCTGAGGACGGCGAACGGCACGGTGTTGGAAATGAGGTGCGCGAAGTCCGCGTGCAAAAACGGCGCGAACAGCAGTCCGCGCAATCCCACTTCCGAGCGCGGCTGGATGCCGAGGTAATCGAGTTGGTCGCGAAAGAGGAATTGGTTGACGAGTTCCACGATCCACATCACGCCGAGCAGCACAGCAACGACAGTGGTGGCGCCCGTGAAGTTCGGTCGTTTCGATGGCGCGGTCATGCCTCAAGGTACGTCTTCGGAGGTGTCCGAGTTGCGCCGTGCGGCACGGCGAAGGGTGAAGTCGAAGACGAGCCGCCCGTCCAGATCGCGCCGCTCCACGCCAAGAACCTCGAAGAGTCCGAGGTCGTACCACACGCCGACCTTCAAGCGCTCCCACACGCGCGCCGGGACGCCACGCTCCAATCCTTCGAGCAGCAGGGCGGTGGCGGGCGTCACGACTTGATCTCCGGTCAAGCCCTGACCGAGGTAGTGCAAGTTGTCGCCTCGCCAGTAATTCGAGTACCCGGACAAATCGTAGTCGAGCAGCAAGCTCAGGGTGCCGTCGGGCAATCGGCGAATGCCGCGCCTTCCGCCGTGCAAGGCGCGAACGTGCACCCACGGGTAGGGTCCGAGGCGCTCGAGATCGTCGGGGCCCGGCCAAGTCAAGGCCAACCGCCTCCGACCGTCAGCGGGAGGGAACGGCCGACTGGAAGGTCAGTCCGATACGCAGTCCTTGTCGGGCGATGACGATACCGCCCGTCGTCAACGTGTACACCCACAAATCGCTCAGCAGCACGGCGGGCGCTCCTGGCATGACGGACGTGACTTCGCCTCGGTAGTCGGCGCGCAAGGTGATGTGACGTCCCATGACGTTGACCGTGACGGGTTCGCCGTCGTAGGCGACGACGATGGCCTCGCCAGGCACTTGGACTTCTCGAGTCTCGCGCGGTTCCTTGCCCGCCTGCACGTCCATCAGCGTCGTGTAGAGCGAGGTCGCACGCTCCTCGGGGGCCCCGAGGATTCGCGCGGCTTCCACGAGGGCGCGGCGTACATCTTGGGGGGCTCGGCGTTGCGCGCGCGTCAACAAGTTCTCGACGCCCTTGCGCGCGAAGGCGATGAGGGCCTCGGGAGCGGCCACCGCGTACTTCTGGGCGCTGTCGGGCATGATAGTGGAAGCATCGACGCGCGCGTCGCGCAGCCACTGCGCCGCGCCGCGCACGAGGCGCAAGTGCAAAAAGTCGTCTCGCGCGTCGAGCACGGTCGCGACCGCCGCACCGAGCGCGAGCAGGTGAGACAAAGGGGTATGGTCGCCCGACTCCAAGTCGAGCAGCAGGTAATCGCCGCTGTAGCAGGCGCGCAACTCGCGCCCATCGAGGGGCACACGTGTCACGCCGACTTCGTCGCCACTTCGCCTCAACGGGTAGGCGGCCCCACCCACGACGAGGTGCCACTCACGTCCCGCCGGTCGCCACCCGATGGATTGCCCTTGCCACACGACTTCGCCCGCTCCGGCGAGCCGCACCACGAGCTGGTTGGAAGCATCGTCGGGAGCCGAAGCGCGCCGCGCGGGGTTGCGCGCGAACAACACCCGAGTCAAGGCGGGCGGGTCTTCCCCGCTGCCGCCACGTTGCAGGGGAAGCAGCCGAACGATGACCTCGACTCCGCGTCCCAGCGCGTCGCGAATCTGCGTGCGCTCGGCGGCACGCTCCAAGGCGATACCGCCGTGACGAGCGCTGGGAAACGGATTGTCGGCAAGTTCGAGCATCATGGAGCGCAGCCACGCCGCGGACGTTTGCGTCGGGGAATCGTGGGCGAGCAGCAAGTCGAGCAGATTCGAGAGCATGCCGTGCGCGACTTTCACGTTGCCGAGCGACACGAGCGGGTCACCTTCGGCAGGCACGTCGTCGGTGAGGCGGCCCGCCTCCAAGTTCAAGCTCAGGGCGTACATCGAGCGAAGCGTCACGAGGTTCTTCTCGCGGCGCCACTCGGAGGCGATGCGAGCGAGTTCGTCGTCGAGCCGTACGCGCCACAAGGCCGTCGCGAGCGACACGAGCGCGTGACCTTCGGGGTCCAGAGGGGTGTCACTTTGCAGCGCCCAGTTGTCGAGGTCCGTGCTTTCCGGCTCCGGAGGCAAGGGGGGTGGCAACGTGCCTTGCTGCATCCAAGAGCGCCACGCGCGGTCCGTGTTGCGAAATCGGCGCATCAACGTGGACTCGATGTCGGCGCCGAGCAGAACGTCGCGCAGAGCGACGATCGAGCGGCGTCCACCGCGCGGCTCGTTGCCCGCGAGCAGGTCCGCGACCTTGTACTCGTACAGTTCGATGAGTTCGGGCAGCGCGTCTTCGACGTTCACGCGCTCAGTATAGAGGCTCGTCCCGCGTGGCGCGCGAAAATTCCACGTGCCGCAAAAAATGAGGGTGCTACCATAGGCGCATCGTGAAGGAGTGCGCGTTGATCCACGACTCCATAATCTCGACACGGTTCGGCTTCGTGTCTCGGTCTTTTCCGCCTCGCGAGGTGACGCCGTGAGCGCCTTGCTGCTGAGCGGCTTGTTCGTCGTCTCGCTGCTGCTGCTGGTTCGGTTGCCCGAGCGGGTGCTCGGCATCGCCACGGGGCTCGTCGTGCTCGGGCTCGCCTTGGCCGTCACCTTGCTCGGCAGCGTGACGCGCGCTCGCGCCGCGCTCGACGTCGGTGCGCTGCTGCTCGGCAGCGCGCTCGTCGCCACGAGTGTCGCGTTGCCCCGAATCGCCGCGCGTCAACGCCGTGCCCAGCGTCAGACCGTCAAGGCGCCGCCGTTGCTCGCCAGTGGTCCCCCGACGGCCGAGATCACTCTGCGAGAGTACGAGGTGCTCGGGCGAATCGGCATCGGCGGGATGGGCAGCGTCTACCGTGCGCGTCGTCTCGCGGACGGACGCATCGTCGCCTTGAAGGTGCCGCAGGAGAAGTACCTGGCCGACGCGAAGTTCGTCAAGCGCTTTTATCGGGAAGCGGAAGTGCTGCGGCGCTTGGCCCACCCCAGCATCGTGAAGGTCTACGATTACAAGGCCGAGCCGGGCGAGCACTACATCGCCATGGAGTACCTCGACGGCGAAACGCTGGAGCACATGCTGGAGCTCAATCCACCCACGTTCGAGCAAAGCGTGCAAATCGTTCGGGCGCTCGCCGAAGCGTTGCGTCACATTCACGGCCAGAATATCGTGCACCGCGATCTCAAGCCCGCCAACGTCATGATTCTGCGCGGCGCCTTCAAGGACGGCAAACTGCGTGATGGCGGCGTGAAGTTGATGGACTTCGGCATCGCCGTCGGCAAAGTCCTCACGCGTCTGACCATGACGGGCGCTCGCGTCGGCACGCCCATCTACATGTCGCCCGAGCAGGCCAAGGGCAACAAGGTGGACGCTCGAAGCGACGTGTACAGCCTCGGGGTGCTGCTCTACGAGATGATCACGAGCGAGCCGCCCTTCAAAGGCAGTTACGAAGCCGTGGTGCATCAGCAAGTCTTCGAGTCTCCCCGGCCTCCAAAGCAAGTGCGCATGGCGATTCCGGGACGTCTGTCCGAACTGACGCTGCACATGATCGAAAAGGACCCGTCGGCCCGCCCGTCGCTCGACGAGGTGATCGACGCGATCGAGAGCGGTGTACTGGAGGAAGAGCGCTTCGACGATCCGGAAGCGCTCGCGGTGAGCGTGGGAGAGCAGCAAGGCGCGCTTCGCCTGCTCGACCTCACGGGTCGGTTGCGCGTGAGCTTGCGAGGACTTTCGGGCGAGGGCGCGCTTCCCGCCGCGCCGACGGCGGTCGCCTCGGATCACGAGGGCGGGTTGTATGCCGCGATCGTCACCTACCGCGCGGGCGCGAACGTCCCTCACATGCTGTACAAGTTGGACGCGAACGGACGCGAGTTGCTGTCCTTCGGACGTTACGGCCTCGCGGAAAGCGAATTGCTTCAGCCGGTGAGCCTCAGCGTGGGAAGCGACGTCTTGTACGTACTGGACGCGGAATCGTGCTTCGTGTCGATGTACTCCCCAGGCGGGGAGTACCTGGGACGTTTCGGCGGACGCGGCTCCGGCCGTGGAACCTTCGATACGCCCGCGACGGTCGCCGCGAGCGGCGACGGGGACGTGTACGTCCTCGACATGGGCAATCGGCAGGTGCAGCGCTTTTCGAGCGACGGACGCTACTTGTCGCGCCTCGCCTTCCGCCTCGACCGTGAATCGGAGACGCTACGTCCCCTCGACGGGCTCGGCGTGGACCGCGAAGGCAACGTCTACATCGCCGACGCGCAAGCCGCCAAGATTCGCCGCATCAACGCCGAAGGCAAGACGGGCGCGACGTACACGGTGGAGACACTGCAAGGAGAAGCCGAGGACGTGCCTTGGCTCATCACGATCGACGATTCCCAGCACCTGTACTGCGTCCGGTCGGGCGGCCAGATCTTGCGCAAGTACACGCCTGACGGCAAGCTCGAGAGCACCGTGGATCTCTATACCCCGGTCAACGCCTTCACGACCGTCCAGCGGCTCCCGAAACGCGTGATGGCATGACTTGAACGGAATGACGAGAACGGCGCCCGGATCGATCCCGGCGCCGTTCGTTCGGTTGGTGGGGTTGCTTCGGCGGTTAAGCGATGCGCGCTTCGAGGTATTCGCGTTCGCCGCTGACGATACGCTCGGCTTCGGTGAGGTCCTTGGGGAATTCCTTGCCGCGGTTGATGAAGTGCGTGTCGTATCGGCCCATCTCGAAGTGCTCGATAAGGTAATTCAGCGCTTTTTGGACGTCGAATTCCTTGCACGAGAACACGTCGACGCTCAGGAAGCCGCGCTGGGGAAACGTGTGAATCGCGATGTGCGACTCGGCGATGATGACTACGCCCGTTACACCGCTGTCTTCGGGGGTCGTTCCGTTGTACCGCTGCACGTGCGGCGGCAGGATCTTCGTCATTTCCATTTCGACAGGCAGTTCGTCAAGCACTTTACGAATCAACTCGACGTCGTCGAGTTTCTCGGAGCTCGCATGGTAACCGTCAATCATCAGGTGCGGGCCGAAACCAAAGAGTTCCATCTCAGCGACCTCCTTGAAATTTGCCGCCCGAGCATCCCGCTCACACGCCTCGCAGCGCGGCCATTGGCCTCCAGGCACGTGCTGTGTTCGCGGGCTGGTCCGCCTCCCGAACGCACGAAGACCAATACTACAGCCAGGGGGTTCGAAAGTCAAGTTTTTCTCGACCTGGCGCGAAAAAGCCTTTGTTCGACGAGGCGCCCGGTTTGCGCGGCGCGATCGTACGTCAGGCTCGAAACTTCAGGCAAAATACCGCTTGTGAACAGCGTCCCGAGCAACGCTTGGTGATATTCTGTGGAGCGGTTAGACGCTGCTTCAATCCGGAACCCGAGAAGGGGCGCCACCGAAGGAGGATCACCTTTCATGTATCGAGGAAGAGAAGGACAGTGGGCATGGCTGCTTCACCGCCTGTCCGGCCTGGCCATCTTGGCCTACTTGAGCATCCACATCATCAGCATCGGTTCGTTCATCTTCGGCGAACGGGTGTACATGGCGATTCACGAGGTCTACGACCATTGGCTGTTCCGACTCGGCCTGATCGCGATCGTGGCTGGCGTGCTCTACCACTCGTTCAACGGGCTGCGCGTCATCGTCATGGATTTCACGGGACACGGCATCCGCTACCAGCGCCACTTGTTCTGGGCCACCATCGTCATCACGCTCATCGGCACCGCGTACACCGCCTACATGGTGATTCCGCGTGTCCTGGCAGGAGTTTGAAGTGATTCGCGCCAAGACTTACGCCGATGCCAAAGAGCAATCCCACACGAACGCCGAGCTCAATTGGTGGATCTTCATGCGCGTGTCGGGCGTCGTCCTCGTATTCCTGATCCTGGGGCACTTGTGGATGACGTACGTGTCGGTGTCCGAGAAGGACGCCACGTTCACCGCCGTTACCGCCAAGCTCGCCGATCCCGTTTGGAAGCTGTACGACTGGTTGATTTTGGTGCTGTCGTTGCTGCACGGCGCCAACGGCGCGCGTTACTCTATCGAGGACTACGTGCGCTCACGCCCCAACCGCTTCTGGGTGAAGATCATCTTCTACGCCGTGATGGCGGCCTTGTTCATCTTCGGATCGATCGGGCTCTTCACCTTGACGCCGTCGTTCAACAAGTGACCTCCACGGACCGATTCAGCAAGGAGTGACGATGCACCACAGATACGACGTCCTGGTTGTGGGAGCGGGCGGCTCGGGCCTGATGTCCGCCCTGTACGCCAGCAAGAACAAGAACGTTTCCGTCGCCGTTCTCAGCAAGCTCTACCCGACGCGCAGCCACACGGGCGCCGCGCAAGGTGGAGTCGGGGCAGCGCTCGGCAACGTCAGCGAAGACCACTGGGAATGGCATATGTTCGACACCGTCAAGGGCGGCGATTACCTCACGGATCAAGACGCCGCCGAGGTGTTCGCCAAAGACGTCATCGACGCCGTGTACGAACTGGAGCACATGGGCCTGCCCTTCAGCCGTCTGCCCGACGGCAAGATCGCGCAGCGCAAATTCGGCGGTCACACGAAGGAATTCGGCAAGGCGCCCGTCGAGCGTGCCTGCTACGCCGTCGACCGCACGGGCCACATGATTCTGCAGACGCTGTATCAGCAAAGCGTCAAGAGCGGCGTGACCTTCTTCAACGAGTACCAAGTGCTCGACCTCATCATCGAGGACGACGCGCTCGGCGAGAAGGTCTGCCGTGGCGTCGTGGCCTTGGAAATCTCGACGGGCGAGATCCACACCTTCCACGCCAAGAGCGTCGTCCTCGCCGCGGGCGGATACGGCCGGGCCTTCAAGGTCACGTCGAACGCGCTGTCGCTCACGGGCGATCTCATGTCGATCTACTACCGCAAAGGCCTGCCGCTCGAAGACTTGGAGTTCTACCAATTCCACCCGACGGGCATCGCCAAGCTCGGCATCCTCATCACCGAGGGAGCGCGCGGCGAAGGCGGCATTCTTCGCAACGATTCCGGCGAGCGCTTCATGGAGCGTTACGCACCGACCATCAAGGACCTCGCGCCGCGCGACATGGTGAGTCGTGCGATCTACATGGAACTGCGCGAGGGACGTGGCGCAGGCAAGGACAAGGACTACCTGCTGCTCGACCTCACGCACCTGCCGCGTGAAATCGTCGAAGGGCGCCTGCCCGACATCACGGACTTCGCCCGCACGTACCTCGGCGTAGACCCCGTGAAGCAGCCTGTCCCCATCCAGCCGACGGCGCACTACGCGATGGGCGGCATTCCGACCTCCATCGACGGTGAGGCGCTCGCCGACGGCAACGGCAACCTCGTGCGCGGCTTGTACGCCGCCGGGGAAGTGGCGTGCGTGAGCCTGCACGGCGCGAACCGCCTTGGAACGAACTCGCTGGGAGACCTCATCGTGTTCGGCAAGCGCGCCGGCATCGCCGCCGCGAAGTACGCGGAAGGCGCCCACTTCGAGGAGCTTCCTGCTCGTCCCGACGCGTTTGCCAAGGGCGAGATCGAGCGCCTCAAGAGCGGCACGGGCACCGAAAACGCCGCGCGCATCCGCAAGGAACTTCAGGAGACGATGATGGACAACGTCTCCATCTTCCGCACGGACGAAACCATGAGCCGTCAAGTCGAAGTGCTCAAAGAGCTGCAAGCGCGGTACAAGAACGTGTCCGTCCACGACACCACCGCCCGCTACAACACCGAGCTCACGGAAGCGCTCGAAGTCGGGTACCTGCTCGACGTCGCCGAGGCCATGACGGCGTCCGCCCTCAACCGCAAGGAGTCGCGCGGCGCGCACGCCCGCGAAGACTACCCCGACCGTGACGACGAGAGCTGGCTCAAGCACACCATGGCGTACCGTGACCTCAGCCGTCCCGGCAACGTCCTCATCGGCTACAAGCCGGTCGTCCTCGGTCGTTTCGAACCCAAGCCTCGCGTTTACTGAGCCGCATCCCGGCTGGAGTGTCATGTTCGTCAACCTCAAGATTCTTCGCTACAACCCCGAGAAGGACAAGCGGCCACACTGGGACACGCACAAAGTCGAGTGCGAGCCGGGCGACCGCGTCCTCGACCTCCTCAACCACGTCAAGTGGTACGTCGACCCCACCTTGACGTATCGCCGCTCGTGCGCGCACGGCGTGTGCGGCTCCGACGCGATGCTCATCAGCGGGCGCAACCGCCTCGCGTGCAAGATCTTGGTGCGCGACCTTACGAAGGACGGCGGCACCATCACCGTCGAACCGATTCGTGGCCTGCGCGTCGAACGCGACCTGCTCGTCGACATGGAGCCGTTCTTCGAGAGCTACCGCGCCGTCCTCCCGTTCTTCATCAACGACGAGGCGCCTCCGGCGGGTGAGCGTTTGCAATCGCCCGAGGACCGCGAGCGCTTCGACCAAGGCACGAAGTGTATCTTGTGCGCCGCGTGCACCACGTCCTGCCCGATCTTTTGGGTGAACGGTCGCTACCTCGGTCCCGCCGCGATCGTGCAGGCGCACCGCTTCATCTTCGACTCGCGTGATCACGGAACGGAGCGGCGCCTCAACATCCTCAATCAAAACACGGGTGTGTGGCGTTGCCGCACCGCGTACAACTGCACCGAAGCGTGCCCGCGCGAAATTCCCGTGACGCAGCTCATCGAGGAAGTCAAGCGCGCGGTGATGTACCAGCAAGTGTAAGCACCGCGTCGACGGCGCCCTCGCTCGTTCGAGCGAGGGCGTCGTTCATGACGTCAGAATTGAAACGCGTACCGCCCGCCTCTTCCATCCGTACACGTGCCGTTGCCTCGGTTTTCCACGTCCACGAGGAAGTCGCACGTCAACACCAAGCCACCCTCGCTCTTGGCGATGATCGTCCCGTTTCGCGTGCCGTTCGGGACGCGTGCCGCCTCGACATTTCCGAACAAGACGTTCGCGCTCGGCGAGGACACGCCGACGCTGACGCCGAATCCGAGGCGCGTGTCTGCGCCAAGGACGTTGTACTCACCCGTCAGTACCTCCCCGCCGAGATCCACGCGAACGGCGTTGCGGCCCGTGATGGTGGCGCCCGTCAAGGTGATGCGCCCTTCTTGCCCGTTGGCGACGTTCACGAGCCGTCCTGCTCGCTGCTGAGCGGTGAGGGCGGGAGCGCAGGAAGCGAGGACGACGGCCGACGCCAAGAGCAGCAGGACGGGCTTCATACTTCAGGGTACCCGGGGAAGCTGACGGCGGATGAAGCGTCTCATCAGAATCGCGGATCTGAACTCGTGACGACTTCGTGCACTTCGAGGACGTTCGGGCCGCTGAACGCCTCGCGCGGAAGGCTACCGGAGCGGGCGTGCCCCTGCTTGAAAGCGTCGGACTCCGTCCAAGACCGGAAGGCCTCGTGGCTTTCCCAGAAGGTCAGAAAGACGTACGGCTCGCCGAGCTTCGTGGGCCGCAGAACGTGGTTGGCGACGAAACCCGGCATGGTGTCGACGAGACCCGCGCGAGCCCGGAAACGTTCCTCGAATTGCTCGGCGAACTCGGGGGCGACGAAGATGCGGTTGGCGACGGTGATCATGCGGTCATCCTACAAGCCCAGCAACCCGAGGGCGGCCGTCGGACGCAGTTCGTTCACGAACGGGTCGATAAGTCGCTTGTTCGCCGGAAGAGGCGGCACGACGACTTGATCCCAATTCGGAAGCTGCAAGTTCTGCAAAGACTGCGCGGCGACCCCGAGGTCGACTTCGGGCAGACCGAGAACGCGATTGACTTCCGTGCGGACGTTGGCGTACTGCGCCTGTGTCATGTTCTCGCGGCGCAGCGCCGCTTCCTGGGCGGTCCTGGCTTGACCGATGACGCCGCCCGCGTTGCGAATGACGTTCCACACTTCCAGCGCGCTCGGCGTTTGACCGTTGGCGAAATCCTGGTAGAGATTCTGGAATTGCCCGAGGTCCTGCCCGACCGCTTGACCCACCGAACGGCGAATGCGAACGAAGTCTCGGACTTCCTCGCCCGTGAGACTCACCGCCGAGCGCACGGATTGCGGGGTGCTGGGCACGCCCGGTTGGCGTTGACCGACGGCGACGTTGGGAACGTTGAAGTTGGCGAGGAAGTTTTGAATCGGCACCCACACGAAGAAGTACCCGAGGACGCCTACGAGCACGAGAATCACGAGGGTGGCCGACAGGCAGCCGAAAACGAAGTTCCTGACCATATCACTTCCTTGTACGACGCGGGACGCCGGGAAGTTGC
Proteins encoded in this region:
- a CDS encoding rhomboid family intramembrane serine protease is translated as MTAPSKRPNFTGATTVVAVLLGVMWIVELVNQFLFRDQLDYLGIQPRSEVGLRGLLFAPFLHADFAHLISNTVPFAVLSFLIALRSLLRFAAVTLSVMFGGGFAVWLTAPSNTIHLGASLLVFGYLGYLLASGWYERSTSAVVVGVLVLLVYGSLLWGVLPIVPGVSWQSHLFGFLAGLLAARLLARRRASNPYTNRPLS
- the sdhA gene encoding succinate dehydrogenase flavoprotein subunit; protein product: MHHRYDVLVVGAGGSGLMSALYASKNKNVSVAVLSKLYPTRSHTGAAQGGVGAALGNVSEDHWEWHMFDTVKGGDYLTDQDAAEVFAKDVIDAVYELEHMGLPFSRLPDGKIAQRKFGGHTKEFGKAPVERACYAVDRTGHMILQTLYQQSVKSGVTFFNEYQVLDLIIEDDALGEKVCRGVVALEISTGEIHTFHAKSVVLAAGGYGRAFKVTSNALSLTGDLMSIYYRKGLPLEDLEFYQFHPTGIAKLGILITEGARGEGGILRNDSGERFMERYAPTIKDLAPRDMVSRAIYMELREGRGAGKDKDYLLLDLTHLPREIVEGRLPDITDFARTYLGVDPVKQPVPIQPTAHYAMGGIPTSIDGEALADGNGNLVRGLYAAGEVACVSLHGANRLGTNSLGDLIVFGKRAGIAAAKYAEGAHFEELPARPDAFAKGEIERLKSGTGTENAARIRKELQETMMDNVSIFRTDETMSRQVEVLKELQARYKNVSVHDTTARYNTELTEALEVGYLLDVAEAMTASALNRKESRGAHAREDYPDRDDESWLKHTMAYRDLSRPGNVLIGYKPVVLGRFEPKPRVY
- the sdhC gene encoding succinate dehydrogenase, cytochrome b556 subunit, translated to MYRGREGQWAWLLHRLSGLAILAYLSIHIISIGSFIFGERVYMAIHEVYDHWLFRLGLIAIVAGVLYHSFNGLRVIVMDFTGHGIRYQRHLFWATIVITLIGTAYTAYMVIPRVLAGV
- the sdhD gene encoding succinate dehydrogenase, hydrophobic membrane anchor protein, translated to MIRAKTYADAKEQSHTNAELNWWIFMRVSGVVLVFLILGHLWMTYVSVSEKDATFTAVTAKLADPVWKLYDWLILVLSLLHGANGARYSIEDYVRSRPNRFWVKIIFYAVMAALFIFGSIGLFTLTPSFNK
- a CDS encoding succinate dehydrogenase iron-sulfur subunit, with the translated sequence MFVNLKILRYNPEKDKRPHWDTHKVECEPGDRVLDLLNHVKWYVDPTLTYRRSCAHGVCGSDAMLISGRNRLACKILVRDLTKDGGTITVEPIRGLRVERDLLVDMEPFFESYRAVLPFFINDEAPPAGERLQSPEDRERFDQGTKCILCAACTTSCPIFWVNGRYLGPAAIVQAHRFIFDSRDHGTERRLNILNQNTGVWRCRTAYNCTEACPREIPVTQLIEEVKRAVMYQQV
- the speD gene encoding adenosylmethionine decarboxylase, which produces MPGGQWPRCEACERDARAANFKEVAEMELFGFGPHLMIDGYHASSEKLDDVELIRKVLDELPVEMEMTKILPPHVQRYNGTTPEDSGVTGVVIIAESHIAIHTFPQRGFLSVDVFSCKEFDVQKALNYLIEHFEMGRYDTHFINRGKEFPKDLTEAERIVSGEREYLEARIA
- a CDS encoding antibiotic biosynthesis monooxygenase family protein, with amino-acid sequence MITVANRIFVAPEFAEQFEERFRARAGLVDTMPGFVANHVLRPTKLGEPYVFLTFWESHEAFRSWTESDAFKQGHARSGSLPREAFSGPNVLEVHEVVTSSDPRF
- a CDS encoding protein kinase domain-containing protein, yielding MSALLLSGLFVVSLLLLVRLPERVLGIATGLVVLGLALAVTLLGSVTRARAALDVGALLLGSALVATSVALPRIAARQRRAQRQTVKAPPLLASGPPTAEITLREYEVLGRIGIGGMGSVYRARRLADGRIVALKVPQEKYLADAKFVKRFYREAEVLRRLAHPSIVKVYDYKAEPGEHYIAMEYLDGETLEHMLELNPPTFEQSVQIVRALAEALRHIHGQNIVHRDLKPANVMILRGAFKDGKLRDGGVKLMDFGIAVGKVLTRLTMTGARVGTPIYMSPEQAKGNKVDARSDVYSLGVLLYEMITSEPPFKGSYEAVVHQQVFESPRPPKQVRMAIPGRLSELTLHMIEKDPSARPSLDEVIDAIESGVLEEERFDDPEALAVSVGEQQGALRLLDLTGRLRVSLRGLSGEGALPAAPTAVASDHEGGLYAAIVTYRAGANVPHMLYKLDANGRELLSFGRYGLAESELLQPVSLSVGSDVLYVLDAESCFVSMYSPGGEYLGRFGGRGSGRGTFDTPATVAASGDGDVYVLDMGNRQVQRFSSDGRYLSRLAFRLDRESETLRPLDGLGVDREGNVYIADAQAAKIRRINAEGKTGATYTVETLQGEAEDVPWLITIDDSQHLYCVRSGGQILRKYTPDGKLESTVDLYTPVNAFTTVQRLPKRVMA